The Bradyrhizobium sp. CCBAU 051011 DNA segment AGCAGTCGGTCAAGTACTCGACCTCCTACGGCGCAGCAGGCTCCGGCGTGAAGGTCGTCGTCAACGGCAAGGACATTGCTTACGCCGACGCCAAGGCCTCCAACCCGGCGGTGCTGGCGGCGGTTCAAGCGGCCGGCTATCCGAAGGCCGGTGACGCCGGCATCGTGAAGATGTCGCATCCGTTCGACATCTTCAAACCGCAGATCGCGGCGATCATTGGACTGCTGTTCGTCCTGGTGATCTACGTCACGATGGTGTACGGGCCGATCGCGGCGATGCTGGTCGAACTGTTCCCGACCAAGATCCGCTACACCTCGATGTCGCTGCCCTATCACATCGGCAACGGCTGGTTCGGCGGCTTGCTGCCGGCGACCTCGTTCGCGATCGTGGCCTCCACCGGCGACATCTATGCAGGTCTCTGGTATCCGATCATCTTCGCTTCGATCACCGCGGTCGTCGGCTTCTTCTTCCTGCCGGAAACCAAGGACGTCGACATCACGAAGTAACCGGCTCACGTTCATCAATCACGGACCGGCCGCGGAGCAATCCGCGGCCGGTTTGCTTTTGGGGGTTTTCAGTCCGTCGCGCCAGCGAACTGCAGCACGATCTCGCGGCGGTGCGGCCGCGCACGGTGCTCGACCAGATAGATCGCCTGCCATGTGCCGAGCGCGAGCGCGCCCTGCAGCACCGGGACGTGCAGCGAGGTCGCGGTCAGCATGGTCTTGATGTGCGCGGGCATGTCGTCAGGCCCCTCGGTGTCATGGCGCCAGCCGGCGTTTTCCGGCGCGAGCCGGTTCAGCGCCGTCGTCAGATCGACAAGCACGGTCGGATCGGCATTTTCCTGGATCGTCAGCGACGCCGAGGTGTGACGGATGAACAGCGTCACCGCGCCTTCGCGCGCCCGCGCCTCCGCCACGAATTTTGCGACTTCGGCGGTGAGGTCGGTGAAGCCTGTGCCCGACGTCTGCACCGTCAGCAGCGAGGACACGATGGTGTTGGCGGTGACGGCGGAGGGGGACGTGCGGGAGAAGGACTTTGGTGCGGCCATCACTGCGATCTTCGTAGGGTGGGCAAAGGCGCATTTTGCGCCGTGCCCACCAGTTCTTGCTCGATAAAATCGGTGGGCACGCTTCGCTTTGCCCACCCTACAAACTCAATGGCAATCAAATCTTGCCGTTGACGTCCCGCTGCACGCGGTTGGCCATCTCGATCAGGCGCCGCCAGGCCTTCTCCAGGAACGACATCATGCGATCCATGTCGCGGTCGCTCGGCAGCGGGATTTCGATCTTGCGCTCGCCCTCGGCAATCTTCGGCCCGCCCGGCTTCAGCGAGTCCGATTTCGGCAGCGGCTCCTCGATCTTGCCCGGCACGGTGGGTTCGCGCGAGGCGAGTTCCGATTTCAGCTTTTCATTCTCGGCTTGTAACCGGCCAATGTCGGCCTGCAGACGGCCGATTTCCGAATCCATCGCCGAGCGCTCATCGGGCACCGCGTAGCAGGCCCAGCCTGTGCCCGAATTGGTGCAGGTGGAGACCGCGCCGGTCCTGGTGTCGAGCCGCAATACGCCATCGCCGGCCGGCGACAGCGAATAGCGCCCGTTCTCGGTCTCCGGCATCGGCCCTGCGAACGCCTGGCTGCCGGCTGCGAGACAGAGCGCGAGCGCGACGGGGCTTAAAAATCTCGAGGACGATTTCGCTGTGCGCATGGCTTGCTCCCGCCTCAGGAGTTACCGGTTTCTTCGACCGGCGGGGCGCTTTCAAGGCGCCTTACACCTTTGAACTATAGGCCGCCCGGCCGGACTTCAACGCATCGTCCAGCAATTCGATGCGGTCCTGGCCCCAGAACACCTCGCCATCCAGCACATAGACCGGCGAGCCGAACACGTCGGCCGCCAGCGCCTCCTGCCGGTTCTGCTCATACGCCGCCGTGATGTCCTCCGCGCCGGAGCGCTCCACCAATTGCTTGCCGGGCAGCCCCGATTCATCGGCGAGTTTTGCAATCGTTGCGGGATCGGCGAGATTGAGTTGATTTTCCCAGACGCCGGCGAAGGCCCGCCGCAAATACTGGTCGGGGTCGTGGCCAGCCTCGAGCGCCGCGATCACGACGCCGTCGGCGAGCCGCGCGTTGAAGGGCCAGTGGGCCGGCTGCAGATTGAATTTCAGCCCGCGCTTGTCGCGCCAGCGCTGCAGCTCGACCATCCGGTAGCGCTGCCGCACCGGGTGGCGCTTCATCAAGGGCAGGCCACCGGTCTCCGAGAACAGATCGACCAGCACCACCGGCTTGTGATTAACCCTTAAATCGTAAGTACTTACGAGGTCGCGAAAGGCTTGATGCCCGATATAGGCCCACGGCGATTGGATCGAGAAATAGTAGTCGACCTGACGCGGCATGCGCCCTCCGGGAACGCGGATTTTCGTTTCGCGCGAAGCATCCCAACAGACCGCCCAGACGGGTGCAAGATCGATCCTTGCGGGAATAGCTGCTGCACTGCGATGACAGTCCACAGTGCCGCAGATGAACCTCGAATAATTCCAATCAAATCAAAGCACTAACTGGTTAGGGCCTAACCTTGACTTGATTAGACGCGGTAAGTATGGTCCGCGCGGCTTTCAAGGGTGACGGGCGTAATTTCCATCAACCGTTGGCATCGTTTAATGTCTTGGGCATGGCCGAAGACAAAAACGACAACGCAAGTGGGAATCGCGATCAGCCGTCTTCCGACGAAGCTGCGCTTTCCGCAAGGCTCGGAAGTCTGGATCACCGGTTGTCCGAAATTCGTGACAGCCGCAAACCCAGGACTGATCAACCCGGTACCGAAAGCGGAGATACGGCTGCCAGAGCATCTGCGATGGCGCTGGGTTTCCGGCTTTCCTCGGAATTGGTCGCGGGCGTTGTCGTCGGAGCGGCGATTGGCTGGGGGTTCGACCGTTTATTGTCGACATCGCCGTTCGGTTTCATCGTGTTTCTTCTGCTCGGCTTCGTCGCCGGCGTGGTCAACGTGGTGAGAACTGCAGGCGCAGGTCCAGGCAGGCGCTGAGCGTCGTCGGGAAGTCACGACATTTGAAATTCGATTGCCGGCTAGGCCGGTGGATAAAGAGCCGCGCGGATGAAAATCGACCCGATCCACCAGTTCAATATCGAACCCCTCTTCACGATCGGCCACATCGGCAACCAAACGATCGCCTTCACCAACTCGACGCTCTACATGTTCCTCTCGGTAGCGGTGATCTCGCTATTGATGATCGGCGGCATGGCGAGAGGGCAACTGGTTCCCGGGCGGCTGCAGTCGATCGCGGAAATCTCCTACGAGTTCGTCGCGAGCACGATCCGCTCGACCGCCGGCACGGAAGGCATGAAGTTCTTCCCGCTGATCTTCTCGCTGTTCATGTTCATCTGCATCTCGAACCTGATCGGCATTGTCCCCTACACGTTCACGGTTTCGAGCCACATCATCGTCACCGCGGCGCTGGCGCTCTTGGTTTTCTTCACGGTGCTGATCTACGGCCTCTACAAGAACGGCCTCAAGTTCTTCAAACTTTTCGTCCCCCACGGCGTGCCGATCTACATCCTGCCGCTGGTCATGTTCATCGAAATCCTGTCGTTCTTCCTGCGGCCGGTCTCGCACAGCGTGCGTCTGTTCGCCAACATGCTGGCCGGCCATATCGCGTTGAAGGTGTTCGCG contains these protein-coding regions:
- a CDS encoding F0F1 ATP synthase subunit A, translated to MKIDPIHQFNIEPLFTIGHIGNQTIAFTNSTLYMFLSVAVISLLMIGGMARGQLVPGRLQSIAEISYEFVASTIRSTAGTEGMKFFPLIFSLFMFICISNLIGIVPYTFTVSSHIIVTAALALLVFFTVLIYGLYKNGLKFFKLFVPHGVPIYILPLVMFIEILSFFLRPVSHSVRLFANMLAGHIALKVFAGFVAMLGVSLGAIGWIGGVLPLALTVALTALELLVAFLQAYVFAILTCIYLNDAIHPGH
- a CDS encoding 2-hydroxychromene-2-carboxylate isomerase, with amino-acid sequence MPRQVDYYFSIQSPWAYIGHQAFRDLVSTYDLRVNHKPVVLVDLFSETGGLPLMKRHPVRQRYRMVELQRWRDKRGLKFNLQPAHWPFNARLADGVVIAALEAGHDPDQYLRRAFAGVWENQLNLADPATIAKLADESGLPGKQLVERSGAEDITAAYEQNRQEALAADVFGSPVYVLDGEVFWGQDRIELLDDALKSGRAAYSSKV
- a CDS encoding secondary thiamine-phosphate synthase enzyme YjbQ, with product MAAPKSFSRTSPSAVTANTIVSSLLTVQTSGTGFTDLTAEVAKFVAEARAREGAVTLFIRHTSASLTIQENADPTVLVDLTTALNRLAPENAGWRHDTEGPDDMPAHIKTMLTATSLHVPVLQGALALGTWQAIYLVEHRARPHRREIVLQFAGATD
- a CDS encoding AtpZ/AtpI family protein; translation: MAEDKNDNASGNRDQPSSDEAALSARLGSLDHRLSEIRDSRKPRTDQPGTESGDTAARASAMALGFRLSSELVAGVVVGAAIGWGFDRLLSTSPFGFIVFLLLGFVAGVVNVVRTAGAGPGRR